GTATTTCACCGCGGAATACGACCTGGCCAACTCGTTTGTGATCGGCGACCGGATTACCGACGTGAAACTGGCCCAGAACCTCGGCGCCAAAGCCATCTGGCTGAACCAGGACGCGACTTTGGGCGCGGCGGAAGTAGTAGGGGAGGGAAGTGACCTGAAGGATGTAGTGGCCCTCGAAACCACTGATTGGGCGAAGATCTACGAATTCCTGAAAATCGGCCTCCGCACGGTAAGCCATACGCGTACCACCAAGGAAACCGACATTCACATCGAGCTGAACCTCGACGGCACCGGCAAGGCGGACATCCACACCGGCCTGGGCTTCTTCGACCATATGCTCGACCAGATCGCCCGGCACGGCAGCATCGACATGGTGGTGCGCGCGAAAGGCGACCTGCATATCGACGAGCACCACACCATAGAAGACACCGGGATCGCGCTGGGCGAAGCTTTTGCCATGGCCCTGGCCGATAAGAAAGGAATGGAACGCTACGGCTTCTGCCTGCCGATGGACGACTGCCTGGCGCAGGCCGCCATTGACTTCGGTGGGCGCAACTGGATCGTTTGGGACGCGCAATTCAAGCGGGAGAAGATCGGGGAGATGCCAACGGAGATGTTTTTCCACTTCTTCAAATCCTTCACCGACGGCTCGCGCAGCAATCTGAATATCAAGGCGGAAGGCGAGAATGAGCACCACAAGATCGAAGCGATTTTCAAAGCGTTCGCCAAAGCCATCAAGATGGCGGTGAAACGGAACCCCGATAATATGCAGCTGCCCAGCACCAAAGGCGTCCTTTAAAAATGGTCAAAATAAAATTTGCATTTTTCCGGAAAACACTTCATCTTTGCCTTCATCATGCAAATGAACAACACATACAAACTTTGGTGGCACGCAATGGATATCTCCGCTGTGTAGCAGTGCCATGTTTGTATTTAAGATACTGAAAAGAAGGCTCGCTGTACACAGCGGGCCTTCTTCGTTTTTGGCCGCATCCGATTAAATAAACTCGAATGAAAAAAATTCAGGTAAAAACACAATCCAGGCAAATGTTGGCGGACGTATTCACGCCGGTCAGCATCTACCTCCGCATCCGCGACAA
Above is a genomic segment from Chitinophaga pollutisoli containing:
- the hisB gene encoding bifunctional histidinol-phosphatase/imidazoleglycerol-phosphate dehydratase HisB produces the protein MKRVLFIDRDGTMILEQPPTYQIDSLEKVVFYPQVFKYLGKIAAELDYELVLVSNQDGMGTDSFPEATFHPAHNHIIKTFAGEGITFVREHIDKSFPADNLPSRKPGIGMLQQYFTAEYDLANSFVIGDRITDVKLAQNLGAKAIWLNQDATLGAAEVVGEGSDLKDVVALETTDWAKIYEFLKIGLRTVSHTRTTKETDIHIELNLDGTGKADIHTGLGFFDHMLDQIARHGSIDMVVRAKGDLHIDEHHTIEDTGIALGEAFAMALADKKGMERYGFCLPMDDCLAQAAIDFGGRNWIVWDAQFKREKIGEMPTEMFFHFFKSFTDGSRSNLNIKAEGENEHHKIEAIFKAFAKAIKMAVKRNPDNMQLPSTKGVL